One stretch of Vulpes lagopus strain Blue_001 chromosome 12, ASM1834538v1, whole genome shotgun sequence DNA includes these proteins:
- the VPS25 gene encoding vacuolar protein-sorting-associated protein 25: MAMSFEWPWQYRFPPFFTLQPNVDTRQKQLAAWCSLVLSFCRLHKQSSMTVMEAQESPLFNNVKLQRKLPVESIQVVLEELRKKGNLEWLDKNKSSFLIMWRRPEEWGKLIYQWVSRSGQNNSVFTLYELTNGEDTEDEEFHGLDEATLLRALQALQQEHKAEIITVSDGRGVKFF; encoded by the exons ATGGCGATGAGTTTCGAGTGGCCGTGGCAGTATCGCTTCCCGCCCTTCTTTAC GTTGCAGCCGAACGTGGACACCCGGCAGAAGCAGCTGGCCGCCTGGTGCTCGCTGGTCCTGTCCTTCTGCCGCCTGCACAAACAGTCCAGCATGACGGTGATGGAAGCTCAGGAGAGCCCGCTCTTCAACAACGTGAAGCTACAGC GGAAGCTCCCTGTGGAATCAATCCAGGTTGTATTAGAGGAACTGAGGAAGAAAG GGAACCTGGAGTGGTTGGATAAGAACAAGTCTAGCTTCCTGATCATGTGGCGAAGGCCAGAAGAATGGGGGAAACTCATCTATCAGTGG GTTTCTAGGAGTGGCCAGAACAACTCTGTGTTCACCCTGTATGAACTCACCAATGGCGAAGACACAGAGGATGAGG AGTTCCATGGGCTGGATGAAGCAACCCTACTTCGGGCTCTGCAGGCCCTACAGCAGGAGCACAAGGCTGAGATCATCACTGTCAGCGATGGCCGAGGCGTCAAGTTCTTCTAG
- the RAMP2 gene encoding receptor activity-modifying protein 2 isoform X2, with protein MASLRAERAASGPRLPATRAGRPAALRLLLLLGAVLKPQESLAQLLPTEGSLKLEGNKMSDYETSVQFCWQSYKEQMDSIPKDWCDWAMISRPYSDLQYCLEHFAEAFGLGFPNPWAEEVIFETHQIHFANCSLVQPTLSDPPEDVLLAMIIAPICLIPFLVTLVVWRSKDNEAQA; from the exons ATGGCCTCGCTCCGGGCTGAGCGCGCAGCCAGCGGCCCGCGGCTCCCCGCTACCCGCGCCGGGCGACCGGCTGcgctccgcctcctcctcctgctgggcG CTGTCCTAAAGCCCCAGGAGTCCCTGGCTCAGCTTCTTCCCACTGAAGGCAGCTTGAAGTTAGAAG GGAACAAGATGTCTGACTATGAAACCAGTGTCCAATTTTGCTGGCAATCTTATAAGGAGCAGATGGACTCTATCCCCAAGGATTGGTGCGACTGGGCCATGATTAGCAG GCCTTATAGCGACCTACAGTATTGCTTGGAGCATTTTGCAGAAGCATTTGGCCTGGGCTTCCCCAATCCCTGGGCAGAAGAGGTCATCTTTGAGACTCACCAGATCCACTTTGCCAACTGCTCCCTGGTGCAGCCCACCTTATCAGACCCCCCAGAGGATGTACTCCTGGCCATGATCATAGCCCCCATCTGCCTCATCCCCTTCCTCGTCACCCTTGTGGTATGGAGGAGTAAAGACAATGAAGCCCAGGCCTAG
- the RAMP2 gene encoding receptor activity-modifying protein 2 isoform X1: protein MASLRAERAASGPRLPATRAGRPAALRLLLLLGAVLKPQESLAQLLPTEGSLKLEDRNSGNTWTRGIGGRGRGVVSVQQSVPTGNKMSDYETSVQFCWQSYKEQMDSIPKDWCDWAMISRPYSDLQYCLEHFAEAFGLGFPNPWAEEVIFETHQIHFANCSLVQPTLSDPPEDVLLAMIIAPICLIPFLVTLVVWRSKDNEAQA, encoded by the exons ATGGCCTCGCTCCGGGCTGAGCGCGCAGCCAGCGGCCCGCGGCTCCCCGCTACCCGCGCCGGGCGACCGGCTGcgctccgcctcctcctcctgctgggcG CTGTCCTAAAGCCCCAGGAGTCCCTGGCTCAGCTTCTTCCCACTGAAGGCAGCTTGAAGTTAGAAG ACAGGAACAGTGGAAATACCTGGACCAGAGGGattggaggaaggggcaggggtgtGGTCAGTGTGCAGCAATCTGTGCCCACAGGGAACAAGATGTCTGACTATGAAACCAGTGTCCAATTTTGCTGGCAATCTTATAAGGAGCAGATGGACTCTATCCCCAAGGATTGGTGCGACTGGGCCATGATTAGCAG GCCTTATAGCGACCTACAGTATTGCTTGGAGCATTTTGCAGAAGCATTTGGCCTGGGCTTCCCCAATCCCTGGGCAGAAGAGGTCATCTTTGAGACTCACCAGATCCACTTTGCCAACTGCTCCCTGGTGCAGCCCACCTTATCAGACCCCCCAGAGGATGTACTCCTGGCCATGATCATAGCCCCCATCTGCCTCATCCCCTTCCTCGTCACCCTTGTGGTATGGAGGAGTAAAGACAATGAAGCCCAGGCCTAG